Proteins encoded by one window of Cannabis sativa cultivar Pink pepper isolate KNU-18-1 chromosome 4, ASM2916894v1, whole genome shotgun sequence:
- the LOC133037072 gene encoding predicted GPI-anchored protein 58, which yields MAKTKNAQPSKKPSRGSASASPITPPAPPAPATGAPGSSSAPTKSARKSKTQARKSSSSSNGAPNVDKAMVTLPTENPPSVSSSDSEPEETEEDHDLEGLSNSSEEFVPKDQPAVDDSESESEEPEADPVTTKPVPVPAAYLSEDTGIPLL from the exons atggccaaaactaagaatgcccaaccgTCCAAGAAGCCCTCTCGTGGCTCTGCCTCTGCATCTCCGATTACCCCTCCGGCGCCGCCTGCACCAGCGACTGGAGCTCCTGGTTCATCCTCTGCTCCGACGAAATCTGCCAGAaaatcgaagacccaagctcgaaaatca tcctcttcttcgaatggtgctccTAATGTCGACAAAGCTATGGTGACtttgcccacg gagaatcccccttcCGTCTCATCCTCGGATTCTGAACCTGAAGAAActgaggaggatcatgatttAGAGGGCTTGTCCaattcaagtgaagaatttgtgcccaaagaCCAACCTGCTGTTGATGATTCTGAatccgagagtgaagaaccagaGGCTGATCCTGTCACTACAAAACCTGTTCCTGTCCCTGCTGCa TAtttgtcagaggacactggtattcctttacTGTGA